A section of the Babylonia areolata isolate BAREFJ2019XMU chromosome 1, ASM4173473v1, whole genome shotgun sequence genome encodes:
- the LOC143288536 gene encoding eukaryotic translation initiation factor eIF1-like yields MTAELQNLKGLFDPFADTDDNAAAGAGQQEGLIHIRIQQRNGRKTLTTAQGIHPKFDLKKMVKVCKKDFNCNGTVVEHPEYGEVIQLQGDKREAMKSFLVKVGIASNDQVKVHGF; encoded by the exons ATGACGGCAGAACTTCAAAACCTGAAAGGATTATTTG ATCCTTTTGCTGACACCGACGACAATGCTGCAGCAGGAGCAGGACAACAGGAGGGGTTGATACACATTCGTATCCAgcaaagaaatggaagaaagacTCTTACCACAGCACAGGGTATCCACCCCAAATTTGACCTGAAAAAGATGGTCAAAGTTTGTAAAAAG GACTTCAACTGCAATGGCACAGTTGTGGAACATCCAGAATATGGGGAAGTTATCCAGCTGCAGGGAGACAAACGTGAGGCCATGAAGAGCTTTTTGGTCAAGGTTGGAATAGCCAGCAATGACCAAGTGAAG GTTCACGGATTCTGA